One window of the Bombus pyrosoma isolate SC7728 linkage group LG5, ASM1482585v1, whole genome shotgun sequence genome contains the following:
- the LOC122567854 gene encoding uncharacterized protein LOC122567854: MALKRSLLSITVITISIGVSPIFTWNPDIHRYESYDLEKGPVFYEAYYPDTNEEPRSNYQQKRYFDQGAVLEKTYQVPSERLTYPTNNIQVDNYENRANTILQNDDRFFLETNTQPLDVKEISKLARRAISRDLENWNTLEDYLDRAKYQDLVFRRRIVVPDGLVPNLPDSLKEQRDLRRDLYEEIREEPLALPSRIESTEDQRDSIRRLAARDLADRDSLGSLKSIRYEDQPTREQKVIQAVRTSQINVPLTRDTNPSDSRSITNAYPTENIFAPRPQVINYIFSRKPEITTENRVRNLPETKETSELMPRNYGDNLIQDEMKKTTEDKDVKVTSIEVSEVPRHKTRHHHGEWPRRDYSHRHQS, translated from the exons ATGGCTCTAAAACGGAGTCTACTTTCAATTACAGTGATAACGATTTCCATCG GTGTATCGCCGATCTTCACGTGGAACCCCGATATTCACCG CTACGAGAGCTACGATCTCGAAAAAGGTCCGGTCTTCTACGAAGCCTACTATCCAGACACCAACGAGGAACCTCGCAGCAACTATCAACAAAAACGTTATTTCGATCAAGGAGCCGTTTTGGAGAAAACCTATCAAGTACCTTCTGAACGTCTCACGTATCCGACAAACAATATTCAAGTGGATAATTATGAAAACAGAGCCAACACCATCCTCCAAAATgacgatcgtttctttcttgaAACGAACACGCAACCTCTGGACGTAAAAGAAATCTCGAAGCTGGCTAGAAGAGCAATTTCCCGGGATTTGGAAAACTGGAACACCCTTGAGGATTATTTGGATCGCGCCAAATACCAAGATCTCGTGTTTCGTCGTCGAATCGTCGTGCCTGACGGCCTCGTGCCGAACTTGCCAGATTCTTTGAAGGAACAACGTGATTTGAGAAGAGATCTGTACGAAGAAATTCGAGAAGAACCTTTAGCCTTGCCCAGTCGCATCGAATCAACCGAAGATCAAAGAGATTCGATCAGAAGATTGGCCGCTCGTGATCTTGCTGACAGAGATTCTTTGGGATCGCTCAAATCGATTCGATATGAGGATCAACCGACACGAGAACAGAAAGTGATACAAGCAGTGAGAACGAGTCAGATAAATGTGCCATTAACGAGAGATACGAATCCATCGGATTCGAGATCGATTACAAATGCTTATCCAACGGAGAACATCTTTGCACCGCGACCTCAGGTGatcaattacattttttccagGAAACCGGAAATAACTACGGAGAATAGGGTTCGAAACTTGCctgaaacgaaggaaactaGTGAACTTATGCCCAGGAATTACGGAGATAATCTGATTCaggatgaaatgaaaaaaacaaCAGAGGATAAAGATGTAAAAGTGACGTCCATCGAAGTTAGCGAAGTACCTAGACATAAAACTCGTCACCATCACGGGGAATGGCCAAGGCGCGACTATTCTCACCGTCATCAGTcctaa
- the LOC122567871 gene encoding uncharacterized protein LOC122567871, which translates to MLYSTHLISLGILLLLKSSTSAEHSRNHDKFYSSIESKPLSSQETDNLRLVLNFIRQSPEFHPLTFSVILPEFQSSFIEFLLSYIRQNSIEAYKVRARDLSLKATWMSRLRLTWIFVVQDLSSFNIFVYWQWNLWKAGNQYLIIFTGKVVTTLWTEVFTNLWRKYDVHRIVVVDDDFRCLTRYMPLEKQSNNGFGRVYKSCLKKNHFTKRPSEYDLLQNPSEGNNSGYPDEILRLNRDTRLFENFQNLNHYPLNVLAFESLLMNVSYDTRNRLELSKPDANVAFALEKAMRAKFRIKAMRKVDFMDDPFAISLTGIETRNVDMVITGFFVKVYSKFRRFQFTCAMYEDKLCFVSPDSGLVPKAYMPFLPFQKSLWFLLIAYNITVTFLWWLVKHISESLRCQHKCANPSRRLEIDRSTRKPQARYLPKSGIKNYFPIREYRSSDISNYKEPPEIPRYIKKPIIFIEYLTYPFQASEIPAQRALLLGTLFFALILNGLYQSVLVSSLSKPFHYPQLHNLEDVVDSGKIVITKYANLKNVFLDDSELDAMLVQRIRVINTQRSTKDIVAYEDKIAITRYYTLELEDSDYLDKEGNPLLNLVDECPMNYRVSYVSRLHSPYAEKVDFVLLRLREAGLLNFWFDDMLYRIKIAKIKKRRLNKDMAGMKSWMSGKIRLSLDHYLLTFLLLFVGLFGSTVMFFAELYIAKRSTRKC; encoded by the coding sequence ATGTTATATTCAACGCATCTGATCTCTCTCGgtattttgcttttattaaaatcctCCACTTCGGCGGAACACTCTCGGAACCACGATAAATTCTACTCGTCGATCGAGAGCAAGCCCTTATCTAGCCAGGAGACTGACAACCTGAGGCTGGTGTTGAATTTCATTCGCCAATCCCCTGAGTTTCATCCGCTCACGTTCTCCGTAATACTGCCGGAGTTTCAATCGAGCTTCATCGAATTTTTGCTGAGCTATATCAGGCAAAATTCGATCGAGGCCTACAAAGTCAGGGCGAGGGATCTGTCTCTGAAGGCCACTTGGATGAGCCGGCTACGACTCACTTGGATCTTCGTCGTTCAAGACTTGTCCAGTTTTAACATCTTCGTTTATTGGCAATGGAATCTGTGGAAAGCCGGCAACCAGTATTTGATTATCTTCACTGGAAAAGTGGTCACCACGCTCTGGACGGAggtttttacaaatttgtgGAGAAAGTACGACGTTCATCgaatcgtcgtcgtcgacgatgATTTTCGATGTCTGACCAGGTACATGCCGCTCGAGAAACAATCTAACAATGGGTTTGGTAGGGTATACAAATCatgtttgaagaaaaatcattttaccaAGCGACCCAGCGAGTACGATCTTCTTCAAAATCCGTCAGAAGGTAATAATTCGGGATATCCAGACGAGATTCTTCGACTGAACAGAGATACAAGGTTATTCgagaatttccaaaatttgaACCATTATCCTCTAAACGTGCTGGCGTTCGAGTCTCTGCTGATGAACGTTTCATATGATACTCGGAATAGACTGGAATTGAGCAAACCAGACGCTAATGTGGCGTTTGCTCTGGAGAAGGCGATGAGGgcaaaatttcgtataaaagcTATGAGGAAGGTTGATTTCATGGATGATCCATTCGCCATTTCGTTGACAGGCATCGAGACTAGAAACGTGGACATGGTTATCACCGGATTTTTCGTCAAGGTTTATAGCAAATTTCGAAGGTTTCAGTTCACCTGTGCCATGTACGAGGACAAGCTGTGCTTCGTGTCGCCCGATTCTGGTCTTGTACCCAAGGCTTACATGCCTTTCTTACCGTTTCAAAAAAGCTTATGGTTTCtgctaatagcatataacattACGGTTACGTTCTTGTGGTGGTTGGTGAAACACATTAGCGAATCGTTGCGATGTCAACACAAATGTGCCAATCCTAGTCGACGATTAGAAATTGATCGTTCAACGAGAAAACCACAAGCACGGTATCTTCCCAAAagtggaataaaaaattattttccaatcaGAGAATATCGTTCCTCTGATATATCTAATTACAAAGAACCACCAGAAATTCCCCGATACATCAAAAAACCGATCATCTTTATCGAGTACCTTACCTATCCCTTTCAAGCAAGCGAAATTCCAGCGCAGAGAGCTCTACTCCTCGGCACCCTATTTTTCGCTCTTATCCTCAATGGGCTGTATCAAAGCGTCTTGGTATCGAGCCTAAGTAAACCATTCCATTACCCTCAACTACATAATCTGGAAGATGTAGTAGATTCTGGAAAGATCGTGATCACCAAGTATGCGAATTTGAAGAACGTGTTCCTGGACGATTCCGAACTAGACGCGATGCTGGTCCAGAGAATTCGCGTGATTAACACTCAACGATCTACGAAGGATATTGTGGCGTACGAAGATAAAATCGCCATCACCAGATATTACACGCTGGAGCTCGAAGATTCCGACTATCTCGACAAAGAAGGAAATCCCCTATTGAACTTGGTGGACGAATGTCCGATGAATTATAGAGTGTCTTACGTGTCAAGACTGCATTCACCTTACGCAGAGAAAGTCGATTTTGTGTTGTTAAGGTTGAGAGAAGCGGGTCTGCTTAATTTCTGGTTCGAtgatatgttgtatcgtattaaGATAGCtaagataaagaaaaggaGATTGAACAAGGATATGGCGGGGATGAAGAGCTGGATGAGCGGCAAGATCAGGTTATCGCTggatcattatttattaacgtttTTATTGCTGTTCGTGGGCCTGTTTGGATCTACCGTGATGTTCTTCGCGGAACTGTACATCGCGAAACGAAGCacaagaaaatgttaa
- the LOC122567901 gene encoding uncharacterized protein LOC122567901 translates to MCRKFPVMLLTATILFRVACELFEPNYSDNYSNLYPFVEKWAMTSHTKMLTVVFDDYEYHRTFDVPRGILVGLNVSIKLVSLKHVISLKYKNMRRDYQTIETESCVLLLFSNVDHLRDILSSPHLMSFWHPENFYILQEQNLQFSNSSIYERFCKWAFERLWRFRRVYKLLLFAAGKVIRYDPFDYAARHPGYHVNASCDWNCVKSNKDSFLLINGPNTTDISDFFIRDRKDFKLSPLKVSIFETSTISFQNGQFSGLDFKYLEEVCKMMNVTLVLIRSKDRFGWEENGVFFGTIGHLVYKFADVSFNHFFIKDYFTRELEFTTPITSDKLCVLVPKAPPVPDYLVIVKIFTGGVWLLVFATHFIISMIYTILKNERFEAIRRSGTVFFCCEYPTDFYFLENRNGGVVKIAPKFTKERSYGEAHGIYLIKKTPNIRSMIKTKEGRSKRFNEMCLSFVTWLGRYLTKVVFQLMQPFDLGQTWFLKRLLMMCSLFLSLILNGIITSQLASSFSKRMYYEDINTLEQLKESGLTILTDTKDVLDDALTDFTSPIIKQLNDRLEYANKSEVYRRLFEAKNAAYLHRLETLPFKYSEEEMESLHVVSECPREYILANIITKGSPYGGRINSILTRLNNGGFYGKWYQSIYQLQKRPALVLNGSSMHRKITIRHLFIPFGILYIGLTMSIIVFIYEYQQNNVR, encoded by the exons ATGTGCAGGAAGTTCCCCGTCATGTTGCTGACCGCGACCATCCTATTCCGTGTCGCTTGCGAATTGTTCGAACCGAATTACTCGGACAACTATTCCAACTTATATCCTTTTGTAGAAAAGTGGGCCATGACCAGTCACACGAAAATGTTGACCGTGGTATTCGATGATTACGAGTACCATCGTACATTTGATGTTCCTCGTGGCATTCTAGTCGGCTTAAACGTCTCCATCAAACTAGTCAGCCTAAAACATgtaatatctttgaaatacaAGAACATGAGACGCGATTATCAGACCATAGAGACAGAAAGTTGCGTGCTGCTGTTGTTCTCGAACGTGGATCATCTCAGGGATATCCTTAGTTCTCCGCATTTGATGTCGTTCTGGCATccagaaaatttctatattcttcAAGAACAGAATCTACAATTCTCCAATTCGTCGATATACGAGAGATTTTGTAAGTGGGCGTTCGAGAGGCTTTGGAGGTTTAGAAGGGTTTATAAGCTGCTTTTGTTCGCCGCTGGCAAAGTGATTCGATACGACCCTTTCGATTACGCTGCTCGTCACCCTGGGTATCACGTTAACGCCAGCTGCGATTGGAACTGTGTTAAATCGAACAAGGACAGTTTTCTGTTGATCAACGGACCAAATACCACCGATATATCGGATTTTTTCATCAGGGATAGAAAAGACTTTAAATTATCCCCGTTAAAAGTCTCCATCTTCGAAACGAGCACGATATCTTTCCAGAACGGCCAATTTTCTGGATTAGACTTCAAATATCTCGAAGAAGTTTGTAAAATGATGAACGTGACGTTGGTTCTAATTAGATCGAAAGATAGATTCGGCTGGGAAGAGAACGGAGTATTTTTTGGGACTATTGGACATTTGGTCTATAAGTTTGCAGACGTATCGTTCaatcattttttcattaaagacTATTTCACCAGGGAGCTGGAGTTTACGACGCCGATCACCAGCGACAAATTATGCGTGCTTGTTCCTAAAGCACCACCAGTCCCTGATTATCTTGTGATCGTCAAGATCTTCACTGGAGGAGTCTGGTTATTAGTGTTCGCCACGCACTTCATCATCTCGatgatttatacaattttgaaGAACGAAAGGTTCGAAGCTATTCGACGAAGCGGAACAGTATTTTTCTGCTGCGAATATCCGACTGACTTTTACTTCCTCGAGAATCGAAACGGAGGCGTGGTCAAAATCGCTCCAAAATTTACGAAGGAGCGATCGTATGGCGAAGCACACGG AATTTACCTAATCAAGAAAACGCCAAATATTCGATCGATGATAAAAACGAAGGAAGGCCGCTCGAAGCGATTCAACGAAATGTGTTTGTCTTTTGTCACGTGGCTGGGCAGATATTTAACAAAAGTCGTATTTCAACTGATGCAGCCCTTTGATTTGGGCCAGACTTGGTTCCTCAAGAGGTTGTTGATGATGTGCAGTTTGTTTCTAAGTTTGATCCTTAATGGGATTATCACTTCCCAGCTTGCCTCTAGTTTCAGTAAAAGAATGTATTACGAGGACATCAATACTTTGGAGCAGCTGAAAGAAAGCG GTCTCACGATTTTAACCGACACCAAAGATGTTCTCGACGACGCGTTGACTGACTTTACATCGCCAATAATCAAGCAACTAAACGATAGATTAGAATACGCGAACAAATCGGAAGTGTATAGAAGATTATTTGAAGCGAAGAATGCTGCTTATCTTCATCGACTCGAGACACTGCCATTTAAATACAGCGAGGAAGAAATGGAAAGTCTACACGTCGTCAGCGAATGTCCGAGGGAATACATTCTCgccaatataattacaaaag GATCTCCATACGGTGGTCGTATAAACAGCATTCTCACCCGGTTAAACAACGGTGGTTTCTATGGAAAGTGGTATCAGAGCATATACCAGTTGCAGAAACGGCCGGCACTGGTGTTGAATGGCTCGTCGATGCATAGGAAGATCACGATCCGGCATTTATTCATCCCGTTTGGGATACTGTACATCGGACTGACCATGAGCATAATCGTATTTATCTACGAGTATCAGCAAAACAACGTCCGATAA